The proteins below are encoded in one region of Nilaparvata lugens isolate BPH chromosome X, ASM1435652v1, whole genome shotgun sequence:
- the LOC111044741 gene encoding uncharacterized protein LOC111044741 — protein sequence MPRFCTPGNLYTPNPVVMDDAAGVDNLSQARTNWSWRLPWISRPSIEIPPQQCYETCREDVTPTH from the exons ATGCCAAG GTTCTGTACTCCTGGTAATTTATATACTCCAAATCCAGTTGTGATGGATGATGCGGCTGGAGTTGATAATTTATCCCAAGCAAGAACAAATTGGTCTTGGAGATTACCATGGATATCACGACCTTCAATTGAAATCCCTCCACA ACAATGCTACGAAACGTGCCGTGAGGATGTCACTCCAACACATTGA